A portion of the Colius striatus isolate bColStr4 chromosome 1, bColStr4.1.hap1, whole genome shotgun sequence genome contains these proteins:
- the LOC104556146 gene encoding lactosylceramide 4-alpha-galactosyltransferase isoform X2, with protein sequence MIYRIQPAGVWREGETDHNSCLERACSDEARLTRMSNCLPKLTTAVMSHKIRVLFILTISFVSIISVLFYWKTGQDIEGQLYSLPRQNRCAQLLPHLAHATAGGTPPSSGDVFFVETSERTNPSYLFMCSVESAARMHPETRIVVLMKGLANGNASLPNHWAFFLLNCFPNVEFQTLNLTELFSGTPLAKWFLQAQQRWEPYFLPVLSDACRIAIMWKFGGIYLDTDFIVLKNLKNLTNALGMQSQNVLNGAFLSFEPKHEFMELCLQDFVDNYNGWIWAHQGPQLLTRVFKKWCSISEIQNGMNCKGVSALAPEAMYPVPWEDWKKLFEAISSLELQKLLKNTYAVHVWNKLSHGTRLEITSQALLAQLYSQFCPATYTRMKNDYKEKSGHTM encoded by the exons ATGATTTACAGGATTCAGCCAGCTGGTGtatggagggagggggaaacaG atcACAACAGTTGTCTTGAGAGAGCGTGCTCTGATGAAGCAAGATTGACAAGGATGTCCAACTGCCTGCCAAAACTGACCACAGCAGTGATGAGCCACAAGATCAGAGTTCTGTTTATCCTCACCATTTCATTTGTGTCCATTATCTCTGTCCTGTTCTACTGGAAAACTGGGCAAGACATTGAGGGCCAGCTCTACAGCTTGCCTAGACAAAACAGGTGTGCTCAGCTTTTGCCACACCTCGCCCATGCCACTGCTGGTGGGACTCCCCCTTCCTCAGGGGATGTGTTTTTTGTGGAGACATCAGAGAGAACTAACCCCAGTTACTTGTTCATGTGCTCTGTGGAGTCAGCAGCCAGGATGCACCCAGAGACAAGGATTGTGGTGCTCATGAAAGGCTTGGCAAATGGGAATGCCTCGTTACCCAACCACTGGGCATTCTTTTTGCTGAACTGCTTCCCTAATGTAGAATTCCAGACACTCAACCTGACAGAGCTTTTCTCTGGAACACCTCTGGCAAAGTGGTTCTTGCAGGCTCAGCAGCGCTGGGAGCCTTATTTCTTACCTGTCCTCTCTGATGCCTGCAGAATTGCCATAATGTGGAAATTTGGTGGCATCTATCTGGACACAGACTTTATTGTACTTAAGAACTTAAAGAACCTCACCAATGCACTCGGTATGCAATCTCAGAATGTACTGAACGGGGCCTTTCTGTCCTTTGAACCCAAACATGAGTTCATGGAGCTTTGCTTACAGGACTTTGTGGATAATTACAATGGCTGGATCTGGGCACATCAGGGCCCACAGCTGCTAACACGtgtcttcaagaagtggtgctccATCAGTGAGATCCAGAACGGTATGAACTGCAAAGGCGTGAGTGCTCTTGCCCCAGAAGCCATGTATcctgttccctgggaggactgGAAGAAGCTATTTGAAGCCATCAGCTCCTTGGAGCTTCAGAAGCTTCTTAAGAACACATATGCGGTGCACGTGTGGAACAAACTGAGCCACGGCACAAGGCTAGAGATCACATCCCAGGCTTTGCTGGCTCAGCTGTATTCTCAGTTCTGCCCTGCCACATACACAAGGATGAAGAATGACTACAAAGAGAAGTCAGGGCATACAATGTGA
- the LOC104556146 gene encoding lactosylceramide 4-alpha-galactosyltransferase isoform X3: MEGGGNRMKKRNHNSCLERACSDEARLTRMSNCLPKLTTAVMSHKIRVLFILTISFVSIISVLFYWKTGQDIEGQLYSLPRQNRCAQLLPHLAHATAGGTPPSSGDVFFVETSERTNPSYLFMCSVESAARMHPETRIVVLMKGLANGNASLPNHWAFFLLNCFPNVEFQTLNLTELFSGTPLAKWFLQAQQRWEPYFLPVLSDACRIAIMWKFGGIYLDTDFIVLKNLKNLTNALGMQSQNVLNGAFLSFEPKHEFMELCLQDFVDNYNGWIWAHQGPQLLTRVFKKWCSISEIQNGMNCKGVSALAPEAMYPVPWEDWKKLFEAISSLELQKLLKNTYAVHVWNKLSHGTRLEITSQALLAQLYSQFCPATYTRMKNDYKEKSGHTM, encoded by the exons atggagggagggggaaacaG GATGAAGAAAAGAA atcACAACAGTTGTCTTGAGAGAGCGTGCTCTGATGAAGCAAGATTGACAAGGATGTCCAACTGCCTGCCAAAACTGACCACAGCAGTGATGAGCCACAAGATCAGAGTTCTGTTTATCCTCACCATTTCATTTGTGTCCATTATCTCTGTCCTGTTCTACTGGAAAACTGGGCAAGACATTGAGGGCCAGCTCTACAGCTTGCCTAGACAAAACAGGTGTGCTCAGCTTTTGCCACACCTCGCCCATGCCACTGCTGGTGGGACTCCCCCTTCCTCAGGGGATGTGTTTTTTGTGGAGACATCAGAGAGAACTAACCCCAGTTACTTGTTCATGTGCTCTGTGGAGTCAGCAGCCAGGATGCACCCAGAGACAAGGATTGTGGTGCTCATGAAAGGCTTGGCAAATGGGAATGCCTCGTTACCCAACCACTGGGCATTCTTTTTGCTGAACTGCTTCCCTAATGTAGAATTCCAGACACTCAACCTGACAGAGCTTTTCTCTGGAACACCTCTGGCAAAGTGGTTCTTGCAGGCTCAGCAGCGCTGGGAGCCTTATTTCTTACCTGTCCTCTCTGATGCCTGCAGAATTGCCATAATGTGGAAATTTGGTGGCATCTATCTGGACACAGACTTTATTGTACTTAAGAACTTAAAGAACCTCACCAATGCACTCGGTATGCAATCTCAGAATGTACTGAACGGGGCCTTTCTGTCCTTTGAACCCAAACATGAGTTCATGGAGCTTTGCTTACAGGACTTTGTGGATAATTACAATGGCTGGATCTGGGCACATCAGGGCCCACAGCTGCTAACACGtgtcttcaagaagtggtgctccATCAGTGAGATCCAGAACGGTATGAACTGCAAAGGCGTGAGTGCTCTTGCCCCAGAAGCCATGTATcctgttccctgggaggactgGAAGAAGCTATTTGAAGCCATCAGCTCCTTGGAGCTTCAGAAGCTTCTTAAGAACACATATGCGGTGCACGTGTGGAACAAACTGAGCCACGGCACAAGGCTAGAGATCACATCCCAGGCTTTGCTGGCTCAGCTGTATTCTCAGTTCTGCCCTGCCACATACACAAGGATGAAGAATGACTACAAAGAGAAGTCAGGGCATACAATGTGA
- the LOC104556146 gene encoding lactosylceramide 4-alpha-galactosyltransferase isoform X4, translating into MKKRNHNSCLERACSDEARLTRMSNCLPKLTTAVMSHKIRVLFILTISFVSIISVLFYWKTGQDIEGQLYSLPRQNRCAQLLPHLAHATAGGTPPSSGDVFFVETSERTNPSYLFMCSVESAARMHPETRIVVLMKGLANGNASLPNHWAFFLLNCFPNVEFQTLNLTELFSGTPLAKWFLQAQQRWEPYFLPVLSDACRIAIMWKFGGIYLDTDFIVLKNLKNLTNALGMQSQNVLNGAFLSFEPKHEFMELCLQDFVDNYNGWIWAHQGPQLLTRVFKKWCSISEIQNGMNCKGVSALAPEAMYPVPWEDWKKLFEAISSLELQKLLKNTYAVHVWNKLSHGTRLEITSQALLAQLYSQFCPATYTRMKNDYKEKSGHTM; encoded by the exons ATGAAGAAAAGAA atcACAACAGTTGTCTTGAGAGAGCGTGCTCTGATGAAGCAAGATTGACAAGGATGTCCAACTGCCTGCCAAAACTGACCACAGCAGTGATGAGCCACAAGATCAGAGTTCTGTTTATCCTCACCATTTCATTTGTGTCCATTATCTCTGTCCTGTTCTACTGGAAAACTGGGCAAGACATTGAGGGCCAGCTCTACAGCTTGCCTAGACAAAACAGGTGTGCTCAGCTTTTGCCACACCTCGCCCATGCCACTGCTGGTGGGACTCCCCCTTCCTCAGGGGATGTGTTTTTTGTGGAGACATCAGAGAGAACTAACCCCAGTTACTTGTTCATGTGCTCTGTGGAGTCAGCAGCCAGGATGCACCCAGAGACAAGGATTGTGGTGCTCATGAAAGGCTTGGCAAATGGGAATGCCTCGTTACCCAACCACTGGGCATTCTTTTTGCTGAACTGCTTCCCTAATGTAGAATTCCAGACACTCAACCTGACAGAGCTTTTCTCTGGAACACCTCTGGCAAAGTGGTTCTTGCAGGCTCAGCAGCGCTGGGAGCCTTATTTCTTACCTGTCCTCTCTGATGCCTGCAGAATTGCCATAATGTGGAAATTTGGTGGCATCTATCTGGACACAGACTTTATTGTACTTAAGAACTTAAAGAACCTCACCAATGCACTCGGTATGCAATCTCAGAATGTACTGAACGGGGCCTTTCTGTCCTTTGAACCCAAACATGAGTTCATGGAGCTTTGCTTACAGGACTTTGTGGATAATTACAATGGCTGGATCTGGGCACATCAGGGCCCACAGCTGCTAACACGtgtcttcaagaagtggtgctccATCAGTGAGATCCAGAACGGTATGAACTGCAAAGGCGTGAGTGCTCTTGCCCCAGAAGCCATGTATcctgttccctgggaggactgGAAGAAGCTATTTGAAGCCATCAGCTCCTTGGAGCTTCAGAAGCTTCTTAAGAACACATATGCGGTGCACGTGTGGAACAAACTGAGCCACGGCACAAGGCTAGAGATCACATCCCAGGCTTTGCTGGCTCAGCTGTATTCTCAGTTCTGCCCTGCCACATACACAAGGATGAAGAATGACTACAAAGAGAAGTCAGGGCATACAATGTGA
- the LOC104556146 gene encoding lactosylceramide 4-alpha-galactosyltransferase isoform X1: MPRAAGGSRASWRARGGGPGDHNSCLERACSDEARLTRMSNCLPKLTTAVMSHKIRVLFILTISFVSIISVLFYWKTGQDIEGQLYSLPRQNRCAQLLPHLAHATAGGTPPSSGDVFFVETSERTNPSYLFMCSVESAARMHPETRIVVLMKGLANGNASLPNHWAFFLLNCFPNVEFQTLNLTELFSGTPLAKWFLQAQQRWEPYFLPVLSDACRIAIMWKFGGIYLDTDFIVLKNLKNLTNALGMQSQNVLNGAFLSFEPKHEFMELCLQDFVDNYNGWIWAHQGPQLLTRVFKKWCSISEIQNGMNCKGVSALAPEAMYPVPWEDWKKLFEAISSLELQKLLKNTYAVHVWNKLSHGTRLEITSQALLAQLYSQFCPATYTRMKNDYKEKSGHTM, encoded by the coding sequence atcACAACAGTTGTCTTGAGAGAGCGTGCTCTGATGAAGCAAGATTGACAAGGATGTCCAACTGCCTGCCAAAACTGACCACAGCAGTGATGAGCCACAAGATCAGAGTTCTGTTTATCCTCACCATTTCATTTGTGTCCATTATCTCTGTCCTGTTCTACTGGAAAACTGGGCAAGACATTGAGGGCCAGCTCTACAGCTTGCCTAGACAAAACAGGTGTGCTCAGCTTTTGCCACACCTCGCCCATGCCACTGCTGGTGGGACTCCCCCTTCCTCAGGGGATGTGTTTTTTGTGGAGACATCAGAGAGAACTAACCCCAGTTACTTGTTCATGTGCTCTGTGGAGTCAGCAGCCAGGATGCACCCAGAGACAAGGATTGTGGTGCTCATGAAAGGCTTGGCAAATGGGAATGCCTCGTTACCCAACCACTGGGCATTCTTTTTGCTGAACTGCTTCCCTAATGTAGAATTCCAGACACTCAACCTGACAGAGCTTTTCTCTGGAACACCTCTGGCAAAGTGGTTCTTGCAGGCTCAGCAGCGCTGGGAGCCTTATTTCTTACCTGTCCTCTCTGATGCCTGCAGAATTGCCATAATGTGGAAATTTGGTGGCATCTATCTGGACACAGACTTTATTGTACTTAAGAACTTAAAGAACCTCACCAATGCACTCGGTATGCAATCTCAGAATGTACTGAACGGGGCCTTTCTGTCCTTTGAACCCAAACATGAGTTCATGGAGCTTTGCTTACAGGACTTTGTGGATAATTACAATGGCTGGATCTGGGCACATCAGGGCCCACAGCTGCTAACACGtgtcttcaagaagtggtgctccATCAGTGAGATCCAGAACGGTATGAACTGCAAAGGCGTGAGTGCTCTTGCCCCAGAAGCCATGTATcctgttccctgggaggactgGAAGAAGCTATTTGAAGCCATCAGCTCCTTGGAGCTTCAGAAGCTTCTTAAGAACACATATGCGGTGCACGTGTGGAACAAACTGAGCCACGGCACAAGGCTAGAGATCACATCCCAGGCTTTGCTGGCTCAGCTGTATTCTCAGTTCTGCCCTGCCACATACACAAGGATGAAGAATGACTACAAAGAGAAGTCAGGGCATACAATGTGA
- the LOC104556146 gene encoding lactosylceramide 4-alpha-galactosyltransferase isoform X5, whose protein sequence is MSNCLPKLTTAVMSHKIRVLFILTISFVSIISVLFYWKTGQDIEGQLYSLPRQNRCAQLLPHLAHATAGGTPPSSGDVFFVETSERTNPSYLFMCSVESAARMHPETRIVVLMKGLANGNASLPNHWAFFLLNCFPNVEFQTLNLTELFSGTPLAKWFLQAQQRWEPYFLPVLSDACRIAIMWKFGGIYLDTDFIVLKNLKNLTNALGMQSQNVLNGAFLSFEPKHEFMELCLQDFVDNYNGWIWAHQGPQLLTRVFKKWCSISEIQNGMNCKGVSALAPEAMYPVPWEDWKKLFEAISSLELQKLLKNTYAVHVWNKLSHGTRLEITSQALLAQLYSQFCPATYTRMKNDYKEKSGHTM, encoded by the coding sequence ATGTCCAACTGCCTGCCAAAACTGACCACAGCAGTGATGAGCCACAAGATCAGAGTTCTGTTTATCCTCACCATTTCATTTGTGTCCATTATCTCTGTCCTGTTCTACTGGAAAACTGGGCAAGACATTGAGGGCCAGCTCTACAGCTTGCCTAGACAAAACAGGTGTGCTCAGCTTTTGCCACACCTCGCCCATGCCACTGCTGGTGGGACTCCCCCTTCCTCAGGGGATGTGTTTTTTGTGGAGACATCAGAGAGAACTAACCCCAGTTACTTGTTCATGTGCTCTGTGGAGTCAGCAGCCAGGATGCACCCAGAGACAAGGATTGTGGTGCTCATGAAAGGCTTGGCAAATGGGAATGCCTCGTTACCCAACCACTGGGCATTCTTTTTGCTGAACTGCTTCCCTAATGTAGAATTCCAGACACTCAACCTGACAGAGCTTTTCTCTGGAACACCTCTGGCAAAGTGGTTCTTGCAGGCTCAGCAGCGCTGGGAGCCTTATTTCTTACCTGTCCTCTCTGATGCCTGCAGAATTGCCATAATGTGGAAATTTGGTGGCATCTATCTGGACACAGACTTTATTGTACTTAAGAACTTAAAGAACCTCACCAATGCACTCGGTATGCAATCTCAGAATGTACTGAACGGGGCCTTTCTGTCCTTTGAACCCAAACATGAGTTCATGGAGCTTTGCTTACAGGACTTTGTGGATAATTACAATGGCTGGATCTGGGCACATCAGGGCCCACAGCTGCTAACACGtgtcttcaagaagtggtgctccATCAGTGAGATCCAGAACGGTATGAACTGCAAAGGCGTGAGTGCTCTTGCCCCAGAAGCCATGTATcctgttccctgggaggactgGAAGAAGCTATTTGAAGCCATCAGCTCCTTGGAGCTTCAGAAGCTTCTTAAGAACACATATGCGGTGCACGTGTGGAACAAACTGAGCCACGGCACAAGGCTAGAGATCACATCCCAGGCTTTGCTGGCTCAGCTGTATTCTCAGTTCTGCCCTGCCACATACACAAGGATGAAGAATGACTACAAAGAGAAGTCAGGGCATACAATGTGA